One region of Eremothecium gossypii ATCC 10895 chromosome II, complete sequence genomic DNA includes:
- the ZWF1 gene encoding glucose-6-phosphate dehydrogenase (Syntenic homolog of Saccharomyces cerevisiae YNL241C (ZWF1)) yields MMCGEVTRTDAFEKDVIITVFGASGDLAKKKTFPALYGLYREGYLDDSTKIIGYARSELSDAELRERVKPYLSKPDDAASEAKQAEFLERMSYVAGPYDKEEGYVQLREQIEAYERERGVEKPHRLFYLALPPSAFVSVAEKIKQFLYAEGGVTRLIVEKPFGHDLESSRKLQKQLEPLFREEEIFRIDHYLGKEMVKNLLPLRFGNAFFNASWNKENIQMIQISLKEPFGTEGRGGYFDSTGIIRDVMQNHLLQVLTLLTMERPVSFDPESIRDEKVKVLKAIVPLDHEDILIGQYGRSEDGTKPAYLDDETVSKDSKCVTFAALTFNIQNERWDGVPIVMRAGKALNEGKVEIRILYKRVARGIFNDIPNNELVVRVQPDEAIYLKFNAKTPGLDSNSQITELDLTYSKRYRDYWIPEAYESLLRDALLGDHSNFVRDDELDISWKLFTPLLNYLEGPDSPRPEIYKYGSRGPDGLTKYLEKHQYVFEKSGLYQWPVSSPKEKASLEPRL; encoded by the coding sequence ATGATGTGTGGAGAAGTGACGAGGACAGACGCTTTTGAAAAGGATGTGATAATTACAGTGTTTGGAGCCTCAGGGGATCTTgccaagaagaagacgTTCCCAGCACTGTATGGATTGTATCGCGAGGGGTACCTGGACGACAGCACGAAGATTATTGGGTATGCTCGGTCGGAGCTATCTGATGCGGAGCTGCGGGAGCGCGTCAAGCCGTACTTGAGCAAACCAGACGACGCAGCGAGTGAGGCCAAGCAAGCCGAGTTCCTGGAGAGGATGAGCTACGTAGCTGGGCCTTACGACAAGGAGGAGGGGTACGTGCAGTTGCGGGAGCAGATTGAGGCTTACGAGCGCGAACGGGGCGTTGAGAAACCTCACAGGTTGTTCTACTTGGCGCTTCCTCCCAGTGCGTTTGTCAGTGTTGCTGAGAAAATCAAGCAGTTCCTCTATGCGGAGGGCGGCGTTACAAGGTTAATTGTGGAAAAGCCCTTTGGCCATGACCTGGAGTCGTCTCGGAAGTTGCAAAAGCAGCTGGAGCCTCTGTTCCGTGAGGAGGAGATATTCCGGATTGACCACTACTTAGGAAAGGAGATGGTCAAGAACCTGCTACCTCTGCGGTTTGGTAATGCGTTCTTCAATGCCTCCTGGAATAAGGAAAATATCCAGATGATCCAGATCTCGTTGAAGGAACCATTTGGGACGGAAGGCCGTGGAGGTTACTTTGACTCCACTGGTATTATAAGGGACGTCATGCAGAACCACTTGCTCCAAGTACTAACTTTGCTAACCATGGAGAGGCCAGTATCTTTTGATCCGGAGAGCATACGTGACGAGAAAGTCAAGGTGCTGAAGGCCATCGTTCCTCTTGACCACGAAGACATTTTGATTGGACAGTACGGCCGATCTGAAGATGGTACAAAGCCTGCTTACTTAGATGACGAGACTGTCAGCAAGGACTCTAAGTGCGTGACATTTGCCGCGTTGACCTTTAATATCCAGAATGAGCGGTGGGATGGAGTTCCTATTGTCATGCGTGCAGGGAAGGCATTGAACGAAGGTAAGGTTGAGATCCGTATTCTATACAAGCGCGTGGCGCGGGGTATTTTTAACGATATTCCAAACAATGAGCTAGTTGTCCGTGTCCAGCCAGATGAGGCCATATACTTGAAATTCAACGCTAAAACACCGGGGTTGGATTCGAATTCCCAAATTACGGAGCTTGATTTGACTTACTCGAAGAGGTATAGGGACTACTGGATTCCGGAGGCTTACGAATCTCTGTTGCGGGATGCTTTGCTGGGCGATCATTCGAATTTTGTGAGAGACGATGAGTTGGATATCAGCTGGAAGCTGTTCACCCCTCTCTTAAATTACCTTGAGGGCCCAGACAGCCCTCGGCCTGAAATTTATAAGTATGGTTCTCGTGGGCCTGATGGTCTAACCAAGTACTTGGAGAAGCATCAGTATGTCTTCGAAAAGAGCGGGCTTTACCAGTGGCCTGTCTCGTCCCCAAAAGAAAAAGCAAGTTTGGAGCCACGGTTATGA
- the KEX2 gene encoding kexin KEX2 (Syntenic homolog of Saccharomyces cerevisiae YNL238W (KEX2)), whose product MRFATVAGLLPLLQYVTGQVVPAKDHINREYFAVEADGSLEELLEAHPGWQFEHAVRGLERHYVLSRVRSELQPRAQVQHKAGGARAWHELVPHRLAKRMPIRDAELGDQLSQRAVLKKELNIKDPLFDEQWHLLNTRYPKNDMNVTGLWQKNITGHGIVVAVVDDGLDYESEDLKDNFCAEGSWDFNSNTALPKPMLSDDTHGTRCAGEIAAAKNQFCGLGVAFNSKVSGIRILSEDITPEDEAASLVYGLDINDIYSCSWGPTDNGEELQAPSDLVKKAIIRGVTEGRDRKGALYVFASGNGGALGDNCNYDGYTNSIYSITVSALDHRGLHPTYAESCSAVLVVAHSSGSGNFIRTTDVNGQCFDHHGGTSAAAPLAAGVYALLLQVNPNLTWRDVQYLTILTSIEVNPDDSDWQEGSLGRRYSHKYGYGKLDAYNIVELAKSWKNVNPQAWYYHPTIIANQTIATPDVYIDSTTSVSRDALDKANLKRVEHVTVTVDIEASIRGFTTVDLIAPNNHISHLGVVRKKDKSHAGFRNWTFMSVAHWGYAGEGDWKLQVRTTSKKNTVHLKGWRLKLFGESIDASKAVAAEFGNDQEDLQDTPTGTSDEPVSSTSTPNSTSTSQDELNTGASKIVPTHHAKNYYLMIFVVGAVILVLYLFFFSKTRRIRRSRAEAFEFDIIDTDSEYDSTVDNHDPTARMLSDNDLNDFDFDLSDLEAPESPSDTGSATAAPHSKNDRSLSTIAENPFEAGDEGIPQSEQGANHKYTK is encoded by the coding sequence ATGAGGTTTGCAACAGTTGCGGGCCTGTTGCCGCTACTGCAGTATGTTACCGGGCAGGTTGTACCGGCCAAAGACCATATCAACAGGGAGTATTTCGCGGTGGAAGCAGATGGGAGCCTGGAGGAGCTATTGGAGGCGCATCCGGGGTGGCAGTTCGAACATGCAGTGCGAGGGCTGGAGCGGCACTATGTTCTTTCACGCGTGCGAAGCGAATTGCAGCCGCGAGCCCAGGTGCAGCACAAGGCCGGCGGAGCACGTGCATGGCATGAGCTGGTGCCGCACCGCCTAGCGAAGCGGATGCCGATCCGCGACGCGGAGTTGGGGGACCAATTGTCGCAGCGCGCGGTACTGAAGAAAGAACTGAACATCAAGGATCCGCTATTTGATGAGCAGTGGCATCTTTTGAACACGCGATATCCCAAAAATGACATGAATGTCACGGGATTATGGCAAAAGAACATTACGGGCCATGGGATAGTTGTAGCAGTTGTCGACGATGGGCTGGACTACGAGAGCGAGGACCTGAAGGATAATTTTTGTGCAGAGGGATCCTGGGACTTCAATTCAAACACAGCGCTGCCAAAACCGATGTTAAGCGATGACACTCATGGTACGCGCTGCGCAGGAGAAATTGCCGCGGCAAAAAATCAGTTCTGTGGACTGGGAGTAGCTTTTAATAGCAAAGTCTCGGGGATTCGGATTCTGTCGGAGGATATTACTCCTGAGGATGAAGCAGCTTCGCTAGTTTACGGGTTGGATATCAATGACATCTACTCCTGTTCATGGGGTCCGACTGACAATGGGGAAGAGCTGCAGGCTCCGAGTGATCTTGTAAAGAAGGCTATCATCAGGGGTGTGACAGAAGGCAGAGACCGGAAGGGTGCCCTATATGTGTTTGCCAGTGGAAATGGCGGGGCGCTTGGCGACAATTGCAACTATGATGGATATACCAATTCCATTTACTCAATTACTGTTAGTGCGCTCGACCACAGAGGTCTCCATCCTACATACGCGGAGAGTTGCTCGGCAGTACTAGTCGTTGCGCACTCTTCGGGGTCAGGCAATTTTATTCGTACAACTGATGTTAACGGCCAGTGCTTTGACCATCATGGGGGGACCTCAGCTGCCGCCCCACTAGCCGCCGGCGTCTACGCTTTACTCCTTCAGGTGAACCCAAATTTGACTTGGAGAGATGTACAATACCTGACTATCTTAACTTCAATTGAGGTGAATCCTGATGACAGCGACTGGCAAGAGGGCTCACTCGGCAGGCGCTACTCGCATAAATATGGCTACGGAAAACTGGATGCTTATAATATCGTGGAACTCGCCAAAAGCTGGAAAAATGTCAATCCCCAGGCATGGTATTACCACCCAACTATTATAGCCAACCAGACCATTGCGACACCAGACGTATACATTGATTCTACTACTTCtgtatcacgtgatgcACTTGATAAGGCTAACCTCAAGCGTGTAGAACACGTCACTGTCACGGTTGACATCGAGGCTAGTATCCGCGGGTTTACGACCGTGGACCTGATTGCTCCTAATAACCATATCTCTCATTTAGGGGTGGTGCGGAAAAAGGACAAGTCTCACGCTGGTTTTAGAAATTGGACATTTATGTCAGTTGCGCATTGGGGCTACGCCGGAGAAGGCGACTGGAAATTACAAGTGCGGACAACGTCAAAAAAGAATACTGTTCATCTTAAAGGATGGCGCTTGAAGCTATTTGGTGAGTCAATTGATGCTTCAAAGGCCGTCGCAGCCGAATTTGGGAATGACCAGGAGGACTTGCAGGATACGCCTACTGGAACTTCAGATGAGCCTGTCTCTTCCACCTCCACACCAAATAGCACGAGCACATCGCAGGACGAACTCAACACCGGGGCGAGCAAAATAGTGCCCACTCATCATGCAAAAAATTATTACCTCATGATATTCGTCGTAGGTGCCGTCATCCTCGTCCTCTATCTGTTTTTCTTCTCCAAGACACGGCGCATACGGCGCTCCCGCGCTGAGGCATTTGAGTTTGATATAATAGATACCGATTCTGAATACGACTCAACTGTTGATAACCATGATCCTACTGCGCGGATGCTGAGCGATAATGATCTCAATGATTTTGACTTTGATCTCTCCGATCTAGAGGCCCCGGAAAGCCCCAGCGATACTGGTTCAGCAACCGCGGCCCCACACTCAAAAAATGATCGCAGCCTCAGTACCATAGCCGAAAATCCGTTTGAAGCTGGTGATGAGGGGATTCCACAGTCTGAGCAAGGTGCAAATCACAAGTACACGAAGTAA
- the LAP3 gene encoding bleomycin hydrolase (Syntenic homolog of Saccharomyces cerevisiae YNL239W (LAP3)), whose amino-acid sequence MVASVSRRGQTFARALRRGLTTSVRQPNRYRAMSIEITDLARWDQELKADINHGLASTVLKNYNADEVLLDKTQLLKHYPRVFNVGLSEEVGPVTNQRSSGRCWLFAATNELRLNVAQKLNLKEFELSQAYLFFYDKLEKANYFLDQIVDTANEEVESRLVQYLLTSPVQDGGQYSMFVNLVRKYGVLPKDLYADLAFSTTNSAKWNSLLTTKLREFGQELREAAARGEDVSGRRTSMQKELVRLMSLFMDLPPYRPDEEFTWEYTDKDGKTQSLFTTPLQFAREHAGLDIAKPVSLINDPRHPYGSLIKIDRLGNVLGGDEVRYLNVDNDTLSALVVKRLRNKRPVFFGSHTPKFMSKQHGVLDTRLWNYRGIGYEFTQDKASRIRYGESLMTHAMLITGVHVDSADKPIRYKVENSWGKDIGKDGYFVMTQEYFEEYSFQIVVDIDELPEELAAKFQTKEEKPIVLPIWDPMGALAQ is encoded by the coding sequence ATGGTTGCATCCGTTTCTCGTAGAGGTCAGACATTTGCTCGTGCGCTCAGAAGAGGACTAACGACATCAGTAAGACAACCAAACAGATACAGAGCAATGTCGATAGAGATTACGGATCTAGCTAGATGGGACCAGGAGTTGAAGGCGGACATCAACCACGGGTTGGCGTCTACGGTGCTCAAGAACTACAACGCCGACGAGGTCTTGCTTGACAAGACGCAGTTGCTAAAGCACTACCCTCGCGTTTTCAATGTGGGGCTCTCGGAAGAGGTTGGGCCTGTGACAAACCAGCGGTCCTCCGGGCGCTGCTGGTTGTTCGCGGCCACCAACGAGTTGCGCCTCAACGTTGCACAGAAGCTTAACTTAAAGGAGTTTGAGCTCTCGCAGGCATACTTGTTTTTCTACGACAAGCTTGAGAAGGCGAACTACTTTTTGGACCAGATTGTCGACACTGCCAACGAGGAAGTGGAGTCGCGCTTGGTCCAGTACTTGCTCACGTCGCCCGTGCAGGACGGCGGGCAATACAGCATGTTCGTGAATTTGGTCCGCAAATACGGTGTGTTACCTAAGGACCTCTACGCAGACTTGGCATTCTCCACGACCAACTCGGCCAAGTGGAACAGCTTGCTAACCACCAAGCTCCGCGAGTTCGGCCAGGAATTGCGCGAGGCTGCCGCCCGCGGGGAGGACGTCTCTGGGCGCCGCACCTCCATGCAGAAGGAGCTTGTGCGCCTAATGTCTCTCTTCATGGACCTGCCACCTTACCGTCCCGACGAGGAGTTCACCTGGGAGTATACCGATAAAGACGGCAAGACTCAGTCCTTGTTCACGACCCCGCTCCAGTTTGCCCGCGAACATGCGGGCCTCGACATCGCCAAACCTGTCTCCCTCATCAACGATCCTAGACACCCTTACGGCTCCTTGATCAAGATCGACCGCTTGGGCAACGTCCTTGGTGGTGACGAGGTCCGCTACCTCAACGTCGACAACGACACTCTATCCGCCTTGGTGGTCAAGCGTCTCCGCAACAAGCGCCCTGTCTTCTTCGGCTCACACACGCCCAAGTTTATGTCCAAGCAGCACGGTGTACTAGACACCCGGTTGTGGAACTACCGTGGCATTGGCTACGAGTTCACCCAGGACAAGGCCTCTAGGATACGCTACGGCGAGAGTTTGATGACCCACGCTATGCTCATCACCGGCGTCCACGTGGACAGCGCAGATAAGCCCATCCGTTACAAGGTCGAAAACTCCTGGGGCAAGGATATCGGGAAGGACGGATACTTTGTCATGACGCAGGAGTATTTCGAGGAGTACTCTTTCCAGATCGTGGTTGACATCGACGAACTCCCAGAGGAATTGGCCGCCAAGTTCCAAACTAAAGAGGAGAAGCCGATCGTGCTACCAATCTGGGACCCAATGGGTGCCCTAGCCCAATAA
- the SIN4 gene encoding Sin4p (Syntenic homolog of Saccharomyces cerevisiae YNL236W (SIN4)), which yields MHLEHLMSSTTAVSWSKIGLIAYGDAQSQDGNLCITFLETVNGSNWRFHPPKKYVIHPQLHEDQSSNGNPKSPLFFHDLRSMHWNNWGLLNGELLAVCDELGNMTVLAAGQGLNGNGAYDRLSVLFQDNIFKIHNQVLPLESVPKKDATPKVERKHTKKEYYSTILDFQWIGNQKPSVAQVAAQRDRTNNIFKNQMHQCPPYGVFHPASIKSACIAIRRNGYIDLWYQFSNTLDFKKISLQLSKDKESEWLQYAQIAHTDKEQCFLIGVFSNVAKSFAFYELLINWNVNTTNQAMFHDPKLTLRHILRVRPDALGPNGELLKLENFHVISKTALPGTRPEILISYNILGTERSLVRRFQMVLSNPDMVFLSSLGLAITALHNNHSVLRYSMKHVQDLTFDSKIMDIQSHSLDALVCFRLHNGRFQLYNRHTWAVESETADAKQIGGYTKDTIISIFGSGFNYPLLPPADAIEWCAISPSSGGIILKLKCKPQPTFYALEQSVLTDPSRDIVHATAFAFEFVRFNNMIHSGEDLAIAAKTHVFRLQRLSEERAVNFIASVIGAILSLYGIHFDGPKEILEKLLQSKAIQKIFLLQMELGSHLKNKNVYSMAYASMKLRSINLAMNGVARNVHAMIQHTAVVNSLPNGRAFQFAFSKQDLIYSLIPSVNWFVSFVTFLTQQLIMLVNNPMDNTHSLVLGILSCITTRHLMLKVILELKNMIGLITKFPETTYTVLNESSRFLRKALGDSPVNLEKFEVFLNEINNKFLSLLDDHGAQSMDREPSFMVKAEIPPALGHVREFLLSFAGSALLAQTNLAEVFFASTHNLRIFDHQHFHPSVANLLQPPEKGLVVDDAILPDACRGSSSFSPLDYDDISSEWVDMSALVRIKRCVRCGCVTRAGNPVAKNNTILETSIVTKRWTALYSRYCQCTGLLYELDTP from the coding sequence ATGCATCTGGAGCACTTGATGAGCTCGACTACCGCTGTTTCGTGGTCAAAGATAGGACTTATTGCTTATGGTGATGCCCAGAGCCAAGACGGCAATCTTTGTATCACTTTTTTGGAAACGGTGAATGGTAGCAACTGGCGATTCCATCCACCTAAAAAGTATGTGATCCATCCTCAGCTCCATGAAGACCAGAGTAGCAATGGGAATCCCAAGAGCCCGCTATTTTTCCACGATTTGCGCTCCATGCACTGGAACAACTGGGGCCTCCTTAACGGGGAGCTGCTGGCAGTATGTGATGAGTTGGGAAACATGACAGTACTGGCTGCAGGCCAAGGGCTTAACGGGAACGGTGCATATGACCGGCTTTCGGTGCTATTCCAAGATAACATATTCAAGATCCATAACCAGGTCCTCCCACTGGAATCCGTGCCGAAAAAGGATGCCACGCCGAAGGTGGAGCGGAAGCATACGAAAAAAGAGTACTACTCGACCATCCTGGATTTTCAATGGATAGGGAACCAGAAACCCAGCGTTGCACAAGTTGCTGCCCAGCGGGACCGTACCAATAATATTTTCAAGAACCAGATGCATCAGTGTCCCCCTTACGGAGTATTCCATCCAGCGTCCATAAAGAGCGCCTGCATTGCGATAAGAAGGAACGGATATATAGATTTATGGTACCAGTTCTCTAACACATTAGATTTTAAAAAGATATCGTTGCAGCTCTCAAAGGACAAGGAATCAGAGTGGCTACAATACGCACAAATTGCACATACGGACAAGGAGCAATGCTTTCTAATTGGTGTATTCTCTAATGTGGCGAAGAGCTTTGCGTTTTACGAGTTGTTGATAAACTGGAATGTAAATACCACAAATCAAGCTATGTTTCATGATCCCAAGTTAACGCTCAGACATATACTGCGGGTTAGGCCCGATGCCCTGGGTCCCAATGGTGAGCTACTGAAGCTAGAGAACTTCCATGTTATATCAAAGACTGCACTGCCTGGTACAAGGCCTGAGATTCTGATTTCGTATAATATTCTCGGCACCGAAAGGTCGCTCGTGAGGAGGTTCCAAATGGTACTATCTAACCCAGATATGGTATTTTTGTCTTCACTTGGCCTCGCCATAACTGCACTACACAACAACCATAGTGTGCTGCGCTATAGTATGAAGCATGTTCAAGATCTTACTTTTGATTCGAAAATCATGGATATCCAATCACATTCATTAGACGCACTTGTGTGCTTTAGACTGCATAACGGACGATTCCAACTTTACAACAGGCATACTTGGGCAGTAGAAAGCGAGACAGCAGATGCTAAACAGATAGGCGGTTATACAAAGGATACTATTATTTCAATATTCGGGAGCGGATTTAATTACCCGCTCCTCCCCCCGGCAGACGCGATTGAATGGTGCGCAATCTCACCTTCATCTGGAGGTATAATACTAAAGCTGAAGTGCAAGCCACAACCTACATTTTATGCGCTAGAACAGAGTGTTCTGACCGATCCCTCGAGAGATATCGTGCACGCGACTGCTTTTGCATTTGAGTTTGTGCGATTTAATAACATGATTCATAGTGGGGAGGACTTGGCAATCGCAGCTAAGACCCATGTCTTTAGGTTACAGCGGCTCAGCGAGGAACGGGCCGTGAACTTCATTGCGTCAGTCATCGGTGCAATCCTCAGTCTATATGGTATACACTTTGACGGGCCCAAGGAAATCCTAGAGAAGTTGCTGCAGTCTAAGGCCATACAGAAGATATTTCTATTGCAAATGGAACTGGGTTCCCACTTGAAGAACAAGAACGTCTATTCTATGGCATATGCCTCGATGAAACTCAGAAGCATCAACTTGGCCATGAATGGCGTAGCACGCAATGTCCATGCCATGATCCAGCACACTGCAGTAGTAAACTCTTTACCCAACGGCAGAGCGTTCCAGTTTGCGTTTTCCAAACAAGACCTGATCTATTCTCTCATACCATCGGTAAATTGGTTTGTGTCATTCGTCACCTTTCTAACCCAGCAATTGATAATGCTCGTAAACAACCCCATGGACAACACCCATAGCctcgtgctggggataTTATCCTGCATAACTACACGTCACCTGATGCTCAAGGTCATCCTGGAACTCAAAAATATGATCGGCCTCATTACAAAGTTCCCAGAAACTACGTACACGGTCCTCAATGAGTCGTCGCGCTTTCTCCGCAAGGCGCTGGGTGATAGCCCTGTTAACCTTGAGAAGTTCGAGGTCTTCCTTAACGAGATCAACAACAAGTTTCTGTCTCTTCTGGACGACCACGGCGCGCAGTCCATGGACCGCGAGCCATCATTTATGGTGAAGGCAGAAATACCGCCTGCCCTAGGCCACGTCCGTGAGTTCCTGCTATCGTTCGCCGGCTCCGCTCTTCTCGCACAGACCAACCTCGCTGAGGTTTTCTTTGCCTCCACACATAACCTGCGTATCTTCGACCACCAGCACTTCCACCCCTCTGTCGCAAACCTGCTCCAGCCCCCTGAAAAGGGTCTAGTGGTTGATGACGCCATCCTCCCCGACGCTTGCCGCGGTTCCAGCTCTTTCTCTCCGCTGGACTACGACGACATATCCAGTGAGTGGGTGGACATGTCCGCTCTGGTTAGGATCAAGCGCTGTGTACGCTGCGGCTGCGTCACCCGTGCCGGCAATCCTGTGGCTAAAAACAACACCATCCTCGAGACATCTATCGTCACCAAACGCTGGACCGCCCTATATTCCCGCTATTGCCAGTGCACTGGCCTGCTCTACGAGCTAGATACCCCCTAG
- the NAR1 gene encoding iron-sulfur cluster assembly protein NAR1 (Syntenic homolog of Saccharomyces cerevisiae YNL240C (NAR1)) — protein MSAKLSESDLNDFIGAQVACVKPTRTLHTADEGDEALEVGKEPQEATKVSISLQDCLACAGCITSSEEILLSRQSHGVFLEAWRSLAPKALAVSVAPQSRLSLAQHFGLSVAELDQCLSGVLGSYFGAKYVVGTQLGRELSVQQTNARLVERKQQGVQGPLLCSVCPGFVLYAEKTKPGLVPYMLDVKSPQQITGALLHAADPNIYHLSLMPCFDKKLEAAREDCAREVDCVLTPREFVALLDELQLDLHSFAGAAVPIAQLTPPGWDPRVSWCSSAGSSSGGYAYQYILHMQRLHPGSTIATQAGRNADLLEHRLLAPSGVLLASAGELYGFRNIQNLVRKLLSPATKRSAKVVRRRLPQASPAPPATDPCNADFIEVMACPSGCINGGGLLNGGLGPSQRRDLVSQLNEGYARLPTLDIPMPTYSQPSYIYNLRPLAPTDDVLTVANAW, from the coding sequence ATGAGTGCGAAACTGTCAGAGAGTGACCTGAACGATTTTATAGGCGCCCAGGTGGCCTGTGTGAAGCCTACTCGGACACTGCACACGGCAGACGAGGGCGATGAGGCACTGGAGGTGGGGAAAGAGCCACAGGAAGCCACAAAAGTGTCTATTTCGCTGCAGGACTGCCTCGCGTGTGCGGGGTGCATCACGTCCAGCGAAGAAATCCTTCTGAGCCGGCAGAGTCACGGCGTGTTTCTGGAAGCCTGGCGCTCACTCGCGCCAAAGGCATTGGCAGTGAGCGTGGCGCCGCAGAGCCGGCTGTCGCTGGCACAGCACTTCGGGTTATCGGTGGCTGAGCTGGACCAGTGCCTGAGCGGCGTTCTGGGCAGCTACTTTGGCGCCAAATACGTCGTCGGCACGCAGCTGGGGCGCGAGCTCTCGGTCCAGCAGACCAACGCTCGCCTCGTAGAGCGGAAGCAGCAGGGCGTGCAGGGCCCACTGCTGTGCAGCGTGTGTCCCGGTTTTGTTCTGTATGCGGAAAAGACGAAGCCTGGCCTTGTGCCGTACATGCTGGACGTCAAGTCGCCGCAGCAGATCACAGGCGCGCTGCTCCATGCTGCAGACCCCAATATATACCACCTTAGTCTGATGCCGTGCTTTGACAAGAAGTTGGAGGCCGCGCGCGAAGACTGCGCGCGCGAGGTGGACTGCGTGCTGACCCCGCGTGAGTTTgtggcgctgctggacgaACTCCAGCTCGATCTGCACAGCTTCGCCGGCGCGGCTGTCCCAATTGCGCAGCTGACACCTCCAGGCTGGGACCCGCGCGTGAGCTGGTGCTCGTCTGCGGGCTCCTCCTCTGGCGGTTACGCATACCAGTACATTCTACACATGCAGCGCCTACACCCTGGCTCCACCATCGCAACGCAGGCCGGTCGCAACGCAGACCTACTGGAGCATCGCCTCCTGGCTCCGAGCGGCGTGCTCCTTGCCTCGGCGGGCGAGCTCTATGGCTTCCGCAACATCCAGAACCTTGTGCGCAAGCTGCTGTCCCCCGCTACAAAACGCAGTGCCAAGGTTGTCCGCCGGAGACTCCCGCAGGCCAGCCCCGCGCCTCCTGCGACAGATCCGTGCAACGCAGACTTCATCGAGGTGATGGCCTGCCCCTCAGGCTGCATCAATGGTGGTGGGCTACTCAACGGTGGGCTCGGGCCCTCGCAGCGCAGGGATTTGGTCTCCCAGCTGAACGAAGGATACGCCCGCTTACCTACTCTGGATATACCCATGCCGACCTACTCGCAGCCTTCCTATATCTACAACCTGCGCCCGCTTGCACCGACAGACGATGTCCTTACTGTGGCGAACGCATGGTAG